Proteins encoded together in one Aminipila butyrica window:
- a CDS encoding TlpA family protein disulfide reductase, whose product MKRLFLLGLAALLTLSMLSGCSQPATDMQLDKEKDGGTNTLGVQDTIQPVASKTATSVGDFKAQDLAGNTVTKDIFSNYDLTLVNVFTTWCSPCIEEIPELNEVYKEMADKKVNVIGIVLDVNEDGKIDSSKMDKLNKIIESTKAEYMVLLPDDVLRTGLLKDISSVPQTFFVDKDGNIVGETYLGSRNKSEWLKVIETEQKNLGS is encoded by the coding sequence ATGAAACGATTATTTTTATTAGGATTGGCCGCACTATTGACTTTGTCTATGCTCAGTGGGTGTTCCCAGCCTGCTACCGATATGCAGCTGGACAAAGAAAAAGATGGCGGCACAAACACGCTGGGCGTTCAAGATACTATACAGCCTGTAGCGTCTAAAACTGCCACCTCCGTAGGTGACTTCAAAGCCCAGGACTTGGCTGGAAATACAGTAACGAAGGACATCTTTAGCAACTATGATTTAACTTTAGTTAATGTTTTCACTACCTGGTGCTCCCCTTGTATCGAGGAAATTCCGGAATTAAATGAAGTATACAAGGAAATGGCCGATAAAAAAGTGAATGTTATTGGTATCGTGCTAGATGTTAATGAAGATGGAAAAATCGATTCCAGCAAAATGGACAAATTAAATAAGATCATTGAATCCACAAAAGCAGAATACATGGTACTGCTACCAGACGATGTACTTCGGACCGGCCTTTTAAAGGATATAAGCTCTGTTCCTCAGACGTTCTTTGTTGATAAAGATGGCAATATCGTAGGAGAAACCTATCTAGGGTCGCGGAACAAAAGCGAATGGCTGAAGGTTATCGAAACGGAACAGAAAAACTTAGGTAGCTGA